One stretch of Balneolaceae bacterium DNA includes these proteins:
- a CDS encoding RNA polymerase sigma factor RpoD/SigA, with protein sequence MARSSGISTRESESLDRYLQEIGKEKLITPEDEVRLAKEIQKGSQKALEDLTKANLRFVVSVAKQYQNQGLSLGDLINEGNLGLIKAAKRFDETRGFKFISYAVWWIRQSILQALAEQSRIVRLPLNRVGALNKIGKELSKLEQEYERVPSAAELAESLDMTVSEVADTLKISGRHLSVDAPFAQGEDNRLLDVLENEETPDPDNDLMGESLKVEIERALSKLTNREAEVIRLYFGIGREHSLTLEEIGERFDLTRERVRQIKEKALRKLRHHNRSAALRAYLG encoded by the coding sequence GTGGCTAGAAGTTCAGGAATATCTACCCGAGAGTCGGAGTCTCTCGACCGCTACCTGCAGGAGATCGGCAAAGAAAAATTAATTACTCCGGAGGATGAGGTGCGCCTGGCCAAGGAGATCCAGAAAGGAAGCCAGAAAGCACTTGAAGACCTGACCAAGGCCAACCTCCGCTTTGTGGTTTCCGTGGCCAAGCAGTACCAGAACCAGGGGCTTTCGCTGGGTGACCTGATCAACGAAGGCAACCTCGGACTGATCAAGGCGGCCAAGCGATTTGACGAGACCCGCGGTTTTAAATTTATCTCCTATGCGGTCTGGTGGATCCGTCAGTCCATCCTGCAGGCCCTGGCCGAACAGAGCCGTATCGTCCGCCTCCCCCTGAATCGGGTGGGTGCGCTGAACAAGATCGGCAAGGAGCTCTCCAAGCTGGAGCAGGAGTATGAACGGGTGCCCTCCGCTGCCGAGCTGGCCGAAAGTCTCGATATGACCGTTTCCGAAGTGGCCGACACCCTGAAGATTTCAGGCCGCCACCTCTCGGTGGACGCCCCATTTGCCCAGGGCGAGGACAACCGGCTGCTGGATGTGCTGGAAAACGAGGAGACCCCCGATCCCGACAACGATCTGATGGGCGAGTCCCTGAAGGTGGAGATTGAGCGGGCCCTTTCCAAGCTGACCAACCGTGAGGCCGAGGTCATCCGCCTCTATTTCGGCATCGGGCGCGAGCATTCGCTCACGCTGGAGGAAATCGGCGAGCGCTTTGACCTGACGCGCGAGCGCGTGCGGCAGATCAAGGAGAAGGCACTGCGCAAGCTGCGCCACCATAACCGAAGCGCCGCACTGAGAGCCTACCTGGGCTAG
- a CDS encoding response regulator transcription factor has translation MASTVGIVEDNKKIRDLIQRYLDMQEELECPVAVDSVEDMLDYLDEHPDPDVILMDIQLPGMSGIKGISIIKEEHPEIEIIMLTVYHDSHKIFDSLCAGASGYLLKHTSLPEIKESILNLLEGGAPMSPQIARKVIHHFQDESPKKNEDSKLTPREHDIVNGLVDGLSYKMIADRYDISIDTVRAHIRNIYKKLHVNSKAEVIAKSLKGEI, from the coding sequence ATGGCTTCTACCGTAGGCATCGTCGAAGACAACAAGAAAATCAGGGACCTGATCCAGCGCTACCTGGACATGCAGGAGGAGCTGGAATGTCCGGTGGCCGTCGATTCGGTCGAAGATATGCTCGACTATCTCGATGAGCACCCCGATCCCGACGTCATTCTTATGGATATACAGCTTCCCGGCATGTCGGGTATCAAGGGCATCAGTATAATCAAGGAGGAACACCCGGAGATTGAGATTATCATGCTCACGGTCTATCACGACTCCCACAAGATCTTCGACTCGCTCTGCGCCGGCGCATCGGGCTATCTGCTCAAACATACCTCCCTGCCGGAGATCAAGGAGTCTATCCTGAATCTGCTGGAGGGCGGCGCTCCCATGTCCCCGCAGATCGCCCGCAAGGTGATCCACCATTTTCAGGACGAGAGTCCCAAAAAAAACGAGGACTCCAAGCTTACCCCGCGCGAGCACGACATTGTCAACGGGCTGGTGGACGGGCTGAGCTATAAGATGATCGCCGACCGTTACGACATCTCCATTGATACGGTGCGTGCCCATATCAGAAACATCTACAAAAAGCTACACGTCAATTCGAAGGCGGAAGTGATCGCTAAATCGCTGAAAGGGGAAATATAG
- a CDS encoding two-component regulator propeller domain-containing protein has translation MKRFLLILLLASSAPAAAQQLPFRSYSIERGLSESVVNRMMQDSEGYIWIATSYGLNRFDGLDFTNYYEEDGLLSNDIHALYEDRAGRLWIGTENGVNVMEEDSIRTRSVLNPLQGTTVRTIFQDEAGGYWFGTDSHGLWHLDISGTLSQYLVDNGLPDNSVRDIVQDGAGNYWIATRGGLARLRDDTFTNFTVEEGLPEVLLRDLYLDSEGVLWIATRGGLSQYDGSEFRNYTQDEDSLVNDRVQSLSPDGEGGLWVGTEEGVSHMSGGTFTNYSVDQGLTNNIVHATLLDREQNIWFGTFGGGITAFLGDHIRNFTVENGLPNNVITSITQDNLGEHWVTTYGGGLAHYEDQRFVTYNEFHGLVDNKVYTAELSDQNDLLIGTRWGLSIYNGIVFYNYDEDRLPSRKIRTIHNPSRGEGFWLGTYGDGLLHYDDEQFQSYTTEDGLANNTVMDITEDNRGRLWFATYGGVSMLEEGGYTNYTLAEGLPNNGVMDALRAENGDMWFSTHEGIARISDGEIMAVTTGDGLPDEVCYFILQDEQGYFWIGTNRGVVRFDAERYSEDQTLAEKRKAFKLITQDQGLVANEMNASAGYTDDRGMLWFGSVGGLTRLDPSGVQINSTPPKVHVEAVSVSGESVRGVDNLQIGSDNHTISFHFIGLNFTAPEQVVYEYRIRNADNVWRRTTQRQVQLSTYLPGSYEFEVRAQNEDGIWSAETATVSFTVLAPFWMQWWFVMLAALVFAGAFYFIYHYYRTRKLVEIERMRVRIASDLHDDVGSALTEIALQSDFLQTLDVREGLKESLHQIGEQSRKIVTSLDDIVWSIDARNDTLGDLTDRMQDYINNVLPDREVHYEFGDLDMDKILDVPVKENLYLIFKEAVNNVAKHSDADRVTVRLVNKGSGSFDLVVRDNGSISNHKRKSGQGMRNMKMRANRIGADIEFTNTEGFTVHVSGEQS, from the coding sequence ATGAAGAGATTCCTGCTTATACTGCTGCTAGCTTCTTCCGCCCCGGCCGCGGCCCAGCAGCTGCCCTTTCGCTCCTACTCCATCGAAAGGGGGCTGAGCGAATCGGTGGTGAACCGCATGATGCAGGACAGCGAGGGTTACATCTGGATTGCTACAAGCTACGGTTTGAACCGCTTCGACGGCCTCGATTTCACCAACTACTACGAAGAGGACGGCCTGCTCAGCAACGACATCCATGCCCTGTACGAAGACCGCGCCGGCCGGCTATGGATAGGCACCGAAAACGGGGTAAATGTAATGGAGGAGGACTCAATACGCACCCGCTCCGTGCTCAATCCACTGCAGGGCACGACCGTGCGCACCATCTTTCAGGACGAGGCGGGAGGCTACTGGTTTGGCACCGACAGCCATGGGCTATGGCACCTGGATATCTCGGGCACCCTCTCGCAGTACCTGGTGGATAACGGGCTGCCCGACAACAGCGTGCGGGACATCGTTCAGGACGGGGCTGGGAACTACTGGATTGCCACCCGCGGTGGGCTCGCACGGCTGCGGGACGACACCTTTACCAACTTTACGGTGGAGGAGGGCCTGCCGGAGGTACTCCTCCGCGACTTGTATCTGGACAGCGAGGGCGTACTCTGGATCGCCACCCGCGGCGGACTCAGCCAGTACGACGGCAGCGAATTTAGAAACTATACCCAGGATGAGGACAGCCTGGTAAACGACCGCGTGCAGTCTCTCTCCCCTGACGGGGAAGGCGGGTTATGGGTCGGCACGGAAGAGGGGGTCAGCCACATGTCTGGCGGGACGTTCACCAACTATTCGGTGGATCAGGGACTGACCAACAATATTGTCCACGCTACCCTCCTGGACCGGGAGCAAAATATCTGGTTCGGCACCTTCGGCGGAGGCATCACGGCCTTCCTGGGTGACCATATTCGTAACTTTACCGTGGAGAACGGTCTCCCCAACAACGTCATCACCTCCATCACCCAGGACAATCTGGGCGAGCACTGGGTTACCACCTACGGCGGCGGCCTCGCCCACTACGAAGACCAGCGCTTCGTTACCTACAACGAGTTTCACGGGCTTGTCGACAACAAGGTCTATACGGCCGAGCTGTCTGACCAGAACGACCTGCTGATCGGCACGCGCTGGGGTCTGAGCATTTACAACGGCATCGTCTTCTACAACTACGACGAAGACCGTCTTCCTTCACGCAAAATACGAACGATTCACAATCCTTCTCGGGGAGAGGGATTCTGGCTGGGCACCTACGGGGACGGGCTGCTTCACTACGACGACGAGCAATTCCAGTCCTATACCACCGAAGACGGCCTGGCCAACAACACGGTGATGGACATCACCGAGGACAACCGGGGCAGGCTCTGGTTTGCCACCTACGGCGGGGTAAGTATGCTGGAGGAGGGTGGCTACACCAACTATACCCTGGCAGAAGGACTGCCCAACAACGGGGTGATGGACGCGCTGAGGGCAGAAAACGGCGACATGTGGTTCTCCACCCATGAGGGTATCGCACGTATCTCCGACGGGGAAATCATGGCGGTTACGACCGGGGACGGCCTGCCCGACGAGGTCTGTTACTTTATCCTGCAGGACGAGCAGGGATACTTCTGGATTGGCACCAACCGCGGAGTGGTTCGCTTCGACGCGGAGCGCTATTCCGAAGACCAGACCCTGGCCGAGAAACGCAAGGCCTTCAAGCTGATTACCCAGGACCAGGGGCTGGTGGCCAATGAAATGAACGCCAGCGCAGGCTACACGGACGACCGGGGCATGCTTTGGTTTGGTTCGGTGGGGGGACTCACCCGACTCGATCCCTCCGGGGTGCAGATCAACAGCACCCCGCCCAAGGTACATGTGGAGGCCGTATCGGTCTCCGGAGAATCGGTGCGGGGCGTGGATAACCTGCAGATCGGCAGCGACAACCATACTATCAGCTTCCATTTTATCGGGCTCAATTTTACTGCTCCCGAGCAGGTGGTTTACGAGTACCGCATCCGCAACGCCGACAACGTGTGGCGCCGCACCACCCAGCGGCAGGTGCAGCTTTCCACCTACCTGCCGGGCTCCTACGAATTTGAGGTACGCGCTCAGAATGAAGATGGTATATGGAGTGCCGAAACGGCGACGGTATCGTTCACCGTGTTGGCGCCTTTCTGGATGCAGTGGTGGTTTGTCATGCTTGCCGCTCTCGTGTTTGCCGGTGCCTTTTATTTCATCTACCACTACTACCGCACCCGCAAATTGGTGGAGATCGAGCGCATGCGCGTGCGCATTGCCAGCGACCTGCACGACGACGTGGGCAGCGCCCTCACCGAAATCGCCCTGCAGTCGGACTTTCTGCAGACCCTGGACGTACGGGAGGGCCTCAAGGAGTCGCTTCATCAGATTGGCGAACAGAGTCGCAAAATTGTGACCAGCCTGGACGACATCGTCTGGTCTATCGACGCCCGTAACGACACCCTTGGCGACCTTACCGACCGTATGCAGGACTACATCAACAACGTATTGCCTGACCGGGAGGTGCATTATGAATTTGGCGATCTGGACATGGACAAGATCCTGGACGTACCGGTCAAGGAGAATCTCTACCTTATATTCAAAGAGGCCGTCAACAACGTGGCCAAGCATTCCGATGCCGACCGCGTAACCGTACGTCTCGTGAACAAGGGCAGCGGCTCCTTTGATCTGGTGGTTAGGGATAACGGAAGTATTTCCAATCACAAACGCAAAAGCGGCCAGGGTATGCGTAACATGAAAATGCGAGCGAACCGTATAGGAGCTGATATCGAGTTTACCAATACCGAAGGATTTACCGTGCACGTTAGCGGGGAGCAGTCGTAA